The following are encoded in a window of Microbacterium sp. LWO13-1.2 genomic DNA:
- a CDS encoding CBS domain-containing protein, which yields MTTARDIMTPSPRCIGENDSLRIAANIMSDLDVGSLPICGEDSKLKGMLTDRDIIVRAVAVGLDTETTPASALAQGKPVTVDVDDNIDVALELMQKHQIRRVPVIEDHLLVGIVSQADIARSLSAEQTGETVESISQ from the coding sequence ATGACCACCGCACGCGACATCATGACTCCGAGCCCCCGCTGCATCGGCGAGAACGACTCGCTGCGCATCGCCGCGAACATCATGTCCGACCTCGACGTGGGGTCCCTACCGATCTGCGGAGAGGACAGCAAGCTGAAGGGAATGCTGACCGACCGCGACATCATCGTGCGCGCCGTCGCCGTCGGTCTCGACACCGAGACCACTCCGGCCAGTGCGCTCGCTCAGGGAAAGCCGGTGACGGTCGACGTCGACGACAACATCGACGTCGCACTCGAACTGATGCAGAAGCACCAGATCCGCCGGGTACCCGTGATCGAAGACCATCTGCTCGTCGGAATCGTGAGCCAGGCCGACATCGCCCGGTCGCTCTCGGCCGAGCAGACCGGCGAGACGGTCGAGAGCATCTCGCAGTGA
- a CDS encoding TIGR03364 family FAD-dependent oxidoreductase, translated as MNAPMNTTQNHADVVVVGSGIVGLGAAYAAVRRGLRVIVVDRTDAPVGATIRNFGHLCIGAQSGEARRYADTSRELWLRLSHDAGFWLRESGTLVAARHDDEIAVLEAATRDGGMRMLAADELLRLAPLRAEGLVGGAHIETDLQTDPRSAAGAIVRHLMSLGVEFRFRTAVTAVTTGIVETSRGSITAGSIVVAVNHDVDQLLPEIAERRGVVRCSLDMMRVAVSLPRPLGAPLLTGWSLLRYGRFTGGPEATALRERLHSERPDLAALDLNQMYTQLLDGTLIVGDSHVTAVAPSPFQPEAAFAAFLTEAEELFEMPAPRVLERWQGVYAKGPGEFVIESDIPGVLVLAATSGIGMTTGLGLAEENLTATFGWTPAMEGTS; from the coding sequence ATGAACGCGCCGATGAATACAACCCAGAACCACGCCGATGTCGTGGTCGTCGGATCCGGCATCGTCGGACTCGGCGCGGCCTACGCCGCTGTGCGTCGGGGACTCCGTGTCATCGTCGTCGACCGCACCGACGCCCCGGTCGGTGCGACGATCCGCAACTTCGGTCACCTCTGCATCGGAGCGCAGTCCGGCGAAGCACGCCGCTATGCGGACACCTCGCGCGAGCTGTGGCTGCGTCTCTCCCACGACGCCGGCTTCTGGCTGCGCGAGTCCGGCACCCTGGTCGCCGCCAGGCACGACGACGAGATCGCCGTACTCGAGGCGGCGACGCGTGACGGCGGGATGCGGATGCTGGCGGCAGACGAGCTGCTCCGCCTCGCCCCGCTTCGGGCCGAAGGGCTCGTCGGCGGCGCGCACATCGAGACCGACCTGCAGACCGATCCACGATCCGCCGCAGGGGCCATCGTCCGTCACCTGATGAGTCTGGGCGTGGAGTTCCGATTCCGCACGGCGGTCACCGCGGTGACCACGGGGATCGTCGAGACCAGTCGCGGCTCGATCACGGCCGGCAGCATCGTCGTGGCCGTGAACCACGACGTCGACCAGCTGCTTCCTGAGATCGCCGAACGACGTGGCGTCGTCCGCTGCTCGCTCGACATGATGCGCGTCGCCGTGTCCTTGCCGCGTCCGCTCGGGGCGCCGTTGCTCACCGGGTGGTCGCTGCTGCGTTACGGACGCTTCACCGGCGGACCCGAGGCGACCGCCCTGCGCGAGCGACTGCACTCTGAGAGACCGGACCTCGCGGCGCTCGACCTCAACCAGATGTACACCCAGCTGCTGGACGGCACCCTCATCGTCGGCGACTCGCACGTGACCGCGGTTGCGCCCTCACCGTTCCAGCCGGAGGCGGCCTTCGCGGCGTTCCTCACCGAGGCGGAGGAACTGTTCGAGATGCCCGCGCCTCGTGTGCTGGAGCGCTGGCAGGGCGTCTACGCGAAGGGACCGGGGGAATTCGTCATCGAATCCGACATACCCGGCGTGCTGGTCCTCGCCGCAACGAGCGGTATCGGTATGACGACGGGTCTGGGGCTCGCTGAAGAGAATCTCACCGCCACCTTCGGGTGGACACCCGCAATGGAAGGAACATCATGA
- a CDS encoding HAD family hydrolase — protein MTTPLEFAPIELVVLDMAGTTVLDDGVVEQAFQRAAEQTGVADRMPWHDALEYVRATMGQSKIDVFTHLAAGDVAAAERATAAFEGAYADIVSEQGVSEIPGAADAIQGLRDSGLTVVLTTGFAPVTRDTLIDGLGWRDLVDFALSPADAGRGRPAPDMVLTAIIRTQTSHVAAVAVAGDTISDVESGRRAGAGFVAGVLSGAHDHATLTSAGADIVLPDVTGLRGALAERGLLRLSATH, from the coding sequence ATGACCACTCCGCTCGAATTCGCCCCCATCGAACTCGTCGTGCTCGACATGGCCGGCACGACGGTGCTCGACGATGGGGTGGTCGAGCAGGCGTTCCAGCGCGCTGCAGAGCAGACCGGCGTCGCTGACCGGATGCCGTGGCACGACGCCCTCGAGTACGTCAGAGCGACCATGGGCCAGTCGAAGATCGACGTGTTCACGCACCTCGCCGCAGGTGATGTCGCCGCGGCCGAGCGCGCCACCGCCGCATTCGAGGGGGCCTACGCGGACATCGTCTCCGAGCAGGGCGTCTCCGAGATCCCCGGCGCGGCCGATGCCATCCAGGGTCTGCGCGACTCGGGTCTCACCGTCGTGCTCACCACCGGCTTCGCGCCGGTGACGCGCGACACGTTGATCGACGGTCTCGGCTGGCGCGACCTCGTGGACTTCGCACTCTCGCCGGCGGATGCCGGTCGCGGCCGTCCCGCGCCAGACATGGTTCTGACGGCGATCATCCGCACGCAGACGTCGCACGTCGCCGCGGTCGCCGTCGCCGGTGACACGATCAGCGACGTCGAATCCGGCCGCCGGGCCGGTGCGGGATTCGTCGCCGGTGTTCTCAGCGGTGCGCACGATCACGCAACGCTCACCTCGGCGGGTGCCGACATCGTGCTCCCCGATGTCACCGGACTCCGTGGCGCGCTCGCCGAGCGCGGACTGCTTCGCCTGAGCGCAACGCACTGA
- a CDS encoding FHA domain-containing protein, producing MDENRTDESETLDGNTPTTTHAEWGAGNPHLLITRDDERTEHPLDVDVVRIGSAGGNELQLSDTDPVHATIQHDDRDEYVLTLHGEGEMNAQPDAAATHAGERTQTLRTGARFTAGPWTFVFAREEYADHGRPYGGRLGGEYSDQRLQPPRPDYRDDAHPDH from the coding sequence ATGGACGAGAACCGCACCGATGAGAGCGAAACGCTCGACGGAAACACCCCCACCACGACCCACGCCGAATGGGGTGCGGGCAACCCGCACCTGCTGATCACCAGGGATGACGAGCGGACGGAGCATCCGCTCGATGTCGATGTCGTCCGGATCGGCTCTGCCGGCGGCAATGAACTGCAGCTCAGCGACACCGATCCGGTGCATGCGACGATCCAGCACGACGACCGCGACGAGTACGTTCTGACGCTGCACGGCGAAGGCGAGATGAATGCCCAACCGGATGCAGCCGCGACCCACGCGGGCGAGCGCACTCAGACCCTCCGCACCGGCGCGCGCTTCACCGCGGGGCCGTGGACCTTCGTCTTCGCGCGTGAGGAGTACGCCGATCACGGACGACCCTACGGCGGGCGTCTGGGCGGCGAGTACTCGGATCAGCGGCTGCAGCCACCGCGTCCCGACTACCGGGACGACGCGCACCCCGACCACTGA
- a CDS encoding ATP-dependent DNA ligase: protein MGKFIYEGGVKTEIEDRALTHLQLVITAKLRRGEPFPFSWREDASVGGGRTTVWIQPSSSLVFKYFGSRQPSINRAWIEALAFTANAPSGLYLVPEPAETGEAPSSPDLPVTPPL, encoded by the coding sequence ATGGGCAAGTTCATCTACGAGGGCGGCGTGAAGACCGAGATCGAGGACCGTGCTCTCACGCATCTGCAACTCGTGATCACGGCCAAGCTGCGCCGGGGTGAGCCGTTCCCGTTCAGCTGGCGGGAAGATGCGAGCGTCGGCGGTGGACGCACCACCGTGTGGATCCAGCCGAGCAGTTCTCTGGTCTTCAAGTACTTCGGGAGCAGGCAGCCGTCGATCAACCGGGCCTGGATCGAAGCACTGGCCTTCACGGCCAATGCACCGAGCGGTCTCTACCTCGTGCCAGAGCCGGCTGAGACCGGCGAAGCGCCCAGCAGCCCGGACCTGCCGGTCACGCCGCCGCTCTAG
- a CDS encoding SDR family oxidoreductase translates to MAENTSDPRTLHTGGPFPPQQQDQPGLTDETRPTPDHGESSYVGHGRLEGRRALITGGDSGIGRAVAIAFAREGADVAIVHMTEEQEDADATLEQVRAAGRKGVSLAGDVREESFASDAVSRTRRELGGLDILVLNAAYQHDIDGFESLRTEDMRRVFETNLFGLLYSARAAFSALEAGASIIVTASIQAYNPSPGLIDYAMTKAAQVAFVKALAEEAGPKGIRVNAVAPGPIWTPLIPATGWDAERLASFGQDTPLGRAGQPAELAGAYVYLASNESSYVSGAVLPVTGGKHL, encoded by the coding sequence ATGGCAGAGAACACCTCCGATCCCCGCACGCTGCACACGGGCGGCCCTTTCCCTCCGCAGCAGCAGGATCAGCCGGGGCTGACCGACGAGACGCGTCCGACGCCGGACCACGGCGAATCGAGCTACGTCGGCCATGGCCGCCTCGAGGGGCGGCGGGCGCTGATCACCGGCGGAGACTCCGGCATCGGCCGCGCGGTCGCGATCGCCTTCGCCCGAGAGGGTGCGGATGTCGCGATCGTGCACATGACCGAGGAGCAGGAGGATGCCGACGCGACACTCGAACAGGTACGAGCGGCGGGGCGGAAGGGTGTGAGTCTCGCGGGCGATGTGCGAGAAGAGTCGTTCGCATCGGATGCCGTGTCCCGGACGCGCCGTGAACTCGGCGGCCTGGACATCCTGGTCCTGAACGCGGCGTACCAGCACGACATCGACGGCTTCGAGAGTCTCCGCACCGAGGACATGCGCCGGGTCTTCGAGACGAACCTGTTCGGGCTCCTGTATTCCGCGCGCGCGGCGTTCTCGGCGCTCGAAGCGGGTGCCAGCATCATCGTCACCGCATCGATCCAGGCATACAACCCCTCGCCTGGACTCATCGACTACGCGATGACCAAGGCGGCTCAGGTGGCGTTCGTGAAGGCGCTCGCCGAAGAGGCGGGGCCCAAGGGTATTCGCGTGAATGCCGTCGCGCCCGGTCCGATCTGGACGCCGCTGATCCCCGCCACAGGGTGGGATGCCGAGAGGCTGGCGTCGTTCGGGCAGGACACGCCGCTCGGGCGGGCCGGACAGCCCGCCGAGCTCGCCGGAGCCTATGTCTACCTCGCCTCGAACGAATCGTCGTACGTGTCCGGTGCCGTACTCCCGGTGACGGGCGGGAAGCACCTCTAG
- a CDS encoding alcohol dehydrogenase catalytic domain-containing protein: MGSALIRPSIPRTDVALRPSATAMVWVGEGHPHETIAVPGVALADGDVLVAVEMSTICGSDVHTVLGRRTAPTPLVLGHESVGRVIATGHAGAAAVDGTPLRIGDRVVWSVTVSCASCDRCLRGMPQKCRTLGKYGHERIGAHGDLTGAFGSHVQLREGTAIVRVPESLPAAVLAPASCATATAWAAVARAGRDRDLEGAAVRIHGAGLVGLSAAAIATEQGASVEVRDPNASRSQLATRFGARSLGRDPDVVIEASGHAVAEALAGVDTGGTVVLVGSVFPTEPVALDAESIVRRLITVTGVHNYTGAELAEAVAFLAGRGRAYPFADVVGDVRPLTAIDDALRAASAPDAPLRIGLIPGR; the protein is encoded by the coding sequence ATGGGCTCGGCTCTGATTCGGCCTTCCATCCCGCGTACCGACGTCGCGCTGCGCCCGTCCGCAACGGCGATGGTGTGGGTCGGGGAGGGGCATCCGCACGAGACGATCGCGGTTCCCGGCGTGGCGCTCGCCGACGGCGACGTGCTCGTCGCGGTGGAGATGTCGACGATCTGCGGCTCCGATGTGCACACAGTACTCGGACGGCGGACGGCGCCCACGCCGCTGGTGCTCGGCCACGAGAGCGTCGGCCGGGTGATCGCCACCGGTCATGCCGGAGCGGCCGCCGTCGACGGCACGCCGCTGCGCATCGGCGATCGCGTGGTGTGGTCGGTCACCGTGTCCTGCGCGAGTTGCGATCGCTGCCTGCGCGGGATGCCGCAGAAGTGCCGCACGCTCGGCAAGTACGGGCACGAGCGCATCGGCGCGCACGGCGACCTCACCGGCGCATTCGGCAGTCACGTGCAGCTGCGAGAGGGCACGGCGATCGTGCGCGTTCCGGAGTCGCTGCCGGCAGCCGTGCTGGCGCCGGCGTCGTGCGCGACGGCGACGGCGTGGGCGGCCGTGGCCCGCGCCGGCCGCGATCGCGATCTCGAGGGCGCCGCAGTACGGATCCACGGGGCCGGCCTCGTCGGGCTGTCCGCTGCGGCGATAGCGACCGAGCAGGGAGCATCCGTCGAGGTGCGCGACCCGAACGCGTCGCGCAGCCAGCTGGCCACCCGATTCGGCGCGCGGTCGCTCGGCCGCGATCCCGACGTGGTGATCGAAGCATCCGGTCATGCCGTCGCCGAGGCGCTCGCCGGCGTCGATACCGGTGGCACGGTGGTGCTCGTCGGCAGCGTCTTCCCGACAGAACCCGTCGCGCTGGATGCCGAGAGCATCGTGCGTCGGTTGATCACCGTGACCGGAGTGCACAACTACACCGGCGCCGAGCTCGCGGAAGCCGTCGCGTTCCTCGCCGGCCGAGGTCGCGCCTACCCGTTCGCCGACGTCGTCGGCGACGTCCGGCCGTTGACCGCCATCGACGACGCGTTGCGCGCGGCATCCGCTCCGGATGCTCCGCTGCGGATCGGCCTCATTCCCGGGCGCTGA
- the phnE gene encoding phosphonate ABC transporter, permease protein PhnE, whose translation MTLLAERPGAASSGVADRAPKRPISPERIAASLTLLTLVVVGVLAVNEVGISIPAMVKSWGNAENFMGRVGGLSFPEPGDLVWLIALTVGLVLVGTLLSAVLSVPIAYLAASNTTPGNGWRAAARFVGVFTRALPDVVLAMAFVLMFSLGTLPGILAIGIHSIGMISKMFADAIEQIDEGPRLAIRAAGGTKMQEFASGILPQVLPSWVATVLHRNDINLRGSVVLGYVGVAGLGLEMSYAFKSLNYGKGLGIALVIFLLCIAMEIVSSLVRGAMLGQQRHTRSWIDRIIHPRLQDVEAGTSSSSRAAWATSPTTAVRRPWTAERLRNTIGGIVAVLVVIGSVVVSQINWLDFFTFWGKLPEVAAKFWPPSFGSYEASAMFEAMRETVSIALAATVLTLIPSIVLGSLAATNVAPGSGVRATARFLLVGIRGIPELILAIVLVVITGLGAQAGVIALAIGGIGLLGKLIADSFEEVDRGPERALRAVGASRLQTYASATVPQGMQALIGHSFYMLDTNIRAATILGIVGGGGVGYYLLNASQGSRYETVTAIVLMILVTVLVVEGLAMWMRKVFR comes from the coding sequence GTGACCCTCCTCGCCGAGCGGCCGGGCGCGGCGTCATCCGGCGTCGCGGATCGCGCCCCGAAGCGCCCGATCTCTCCGGAGCGGATCGCCGCCTCCCTCACGCTCCTGACGCTCGTCGTCGTCGGTGTGCTCGCCGTGAACGAGGTCGGCATCTCCATTCCGGCGATGGTCAAAAGCTGGGGCAACGCGGAGAACTTCATGGGCCGCGTCGGCGGTCTCTCGTTCCCGGAGCCCGGCGACCTCGTCTGGTTGATCGCGCTCACCGTCGGCCTCGTGCTGGTCGGCACTCTGCTGTCCGCAGTGCTGTCCGTGCCGATCGCCTACCTCGCCGCGTCGAACACGACGCCGGGGAACGGCTGGCGTGCGGCGGCCCGTTTCGTCGGCGTGTTCACGCGCGCACTGCCCGATGTCGTCCTGGCGATGGCTTTCGTGCTGATGTTCTCGCTGGGGACGCTTCCCGGCATCCTCGCCATCGGGATCCACTCGATCGGCATGATCTCGAAGATGTTCGCCGATGCGATCGAGCAGATCGACGAAGGGCCTCGTCTGGCGATCCGTGCCGCCGGCGGCACGAAGATGCAGGAGTTCGCCTCCGGCATCCTGCCTCAGGTGCTGCCCAGCTGGGTCGCGACCGTGTTGCACCGCAACGACATCAACCTCCGCGGCAGTGTCGTGCTCGGTTACGTCGGCGTCGCCGGCCTGGGCCTGGAGATGTCGTACGCCTTCAAGTCGCTGAACTACGGCAAGGGCCTCGGCATCGCCCTGGTCATCTTCCTCCTCTGCATCGCGATGGAGATCGTCTCCAGCCTGGTCCGCGGCGCGATGCTCGGGCAGCAGAGGCATACGCGCTCCTGGATCGACCGGATCATCCACCCGCGCCTGCAGGACGTGGAGGCGGGGACGTCGTCGTCCTCGCGTGCGGCGTGGGCGACGAGCCCGACAACCGCGGTTCGCCGCCCGTGGACGGCGGAGCGCCTGCGCAACACGATCGGCGGCATCGTCGCCGTGCTCGTCGTGATCGGGAGTGTCGTCGTCAGCCAGATCAACTGGCTCGACTTCTTCACCTTCTGGGGCAAACTCCCCGAGGTCGCCGCCAAGTTCTGGCCGCCGTCGTTCGGCAGCTACGAAGCTTCGGCGATGTTCGAGGCGATGCGCGAGACGGTGTCGATCGCGCTGGCTGCGACCGTGCTGACCCTCATTCCCTCGATCGTTCTCGGCTCGCTCGCTGCCACGAACGTCGCCCCCGGTTCGGGTGTGCGTGCAACGGCCAGATTCCTCCTGGTGGGTATCCGCGGCATCCCGGAACTGATCCTCGCCATCGTCCTCGTGGTGATCACCGGACTCGGGGCCCAGGCCGGTGTCATCGCCTTGGCGATCGGCGGCATCGGACTGCTGGGCAAACTCATCGCCGACTCCTTCGAAGAGGTCGACCGCGGCCCGGAGCGTGCGCTGCGCGCCGTGGGTGCCAGTCGTCTGCAGACCTACGCCTCGGCCACCGTCCCGCAGGGGATGCAGGCACTGATCGGACACAGCTTCTACATGCTCGACACCAACATCCGCGCGGCGACGATCCTCGGCATCGTCGGCGGCGGCGGAGTCGGCTACTACCTGCTCAATGCCAGCCAGGGGTCGCGCTACGAGACCGTGACGGCCATCGTCCTGATGATCCTCGTCACCGTTCTCGTCGTCGAAGGCCTCGCGATGTGGATGCGGAAGGTGTTCCGATGA